The Neomonachus schauinslandi chromosome 11, ASM220157v2, whole genome shotgun sequence genomic sequence GGGTGCTGCCCTTACCCTGCACACAGGGCCTGTGCTGGGCTCAGGACACTGGCTTCAGAGTGACCACGGCCAAGTGGAACAAACACAGGAGGGACTGCAAGGCAGAGAGACCCCGCAGACAGCAGGGTCCAGGGAGGCTTCCTAGAAGAAGGGTCTGAATTGACTGGCAGAACTGAGTGGGCAAGTCTGGGACGGGGCCTTGTAAGCAGGGGGCAGCAGGTACACAGGCTTAAAGGTTGGCCGAATAACCTTCCTGTGGGTTGGGGAGTCAAAAGGGCCAGGATGGAACAGGGACACAACAGACAAACCCCTCTGCCTTCCATGTGCTGGCAggtgcctgggggggggggggggggaggaggggctagAAAGGGTGGGCCCTGAGACCAGCTAGTCAAGAGCTGTCAACTACTGGGGGGCGATGATGAGGGAGAACAGGCAGGGCAGCCAGGTGGAGGAGTGATGTCAGGTAGTGGGGACTCAGGGGAAAAAGGGTACTGGAGCCTCCCATTCCAGGCCAGGTCCGGTCAGCATGGGGTGACCATAGCCATACCGCCCAGTCTGCCCTGAGCAGGGTTGGGGGAATGCCAGTGGCTCACTCTATAGCAGAGGTTTAGGACCTGGCCTGGGCCACTTTGGGGATGTGAACCAGTGACCCAAAGCCAGAGCCCAGGTTTTGTGGCCTCTGCATCCCCAGCAACTACCAGAAGTCACAGGGCTGCAGGGACACAGCCTCCCAGGGGAGCACGGGAAATGGAAGAGAGGGATGctgccttgggggggggggtgaagggctgggggaggagccaCAGTGGACACTGCCAACCTCGCCTGTGGtgaccccccacacacacacctagtGATCTCTATGGAGGCCCTTGTCTGACAAGCTGTCTTTTCCTTGTTCTCCAGAGCCTTCCAGGACTTTGGGCTATAACCTGACCCCCTCTCCTCCCAAGACACCCATGCCTTCTGATTCTAGCAACAGTTACTGGGGGTCCACAGGCCTGCAGTTCCGGAGGCGGAGGCTCAGAGCCCTGTGTAGCTTAGGGCCTGGCTTAGGGCAGGGACCTGGCCTAGGGCAGGGATTGGCTACAGTGACGGATCTGAGAGCCCTGGAGGTGACCTCAGGCCCAAGCCCTAGAGCCCAAGGATGTCCAGGCCCAAAGCCAGCACCGGATCCAGCAGCCAGACCCCCCCGCCTCCAGTGCATGCCACACCTGAACCCTATCACCCCAGCCCAATCCCACCCCTAGTGTAACCCCCCACCCACTGCCAAAGCTGGCCTGGATTGCAGGCCAAGGAGCTCCAGTGTGGTCATGGGAGCCCCATGTGAACTCTGGCTTCATGGAACCCAGAGCATCTCGGGGGGTGTATTGGGGGGTGGGTAATGGGCTTGACATAGGAGAGACCCTTCTTGGTGGAGGAGATTAGGAGGCTGGGATCGCTAGCGGTAGGCACAAGAAAGATCCCAGGCTAAGAGAGCCCAGGTCCCCAGCACTGGCCCAGCTGCCCACTCCTTCTACCAGGCCCAGGCCGaggtggctggagcagagccCCATCAGCTCTCTGGCAGGCCCTCCAGATGCCAGGGTACAGCCAGGCCTCCCATCCCCGGCGGATATGTGCAGGTCCTCGCCCACGCAGGAATGGAGAAGCCAGTTTCCTTCCCCTGGGGCAGGGTATCCCCAGACCAAGCGAATCCTTTTCGACTCTCACATGTACATAAATGCCGTTTACTTCGTAGGCGATGTTGGTTCAATAAATTATGCAGTCGGCACTGCCTGCCTCCCACGACTCTCTTCCAGCGCGGCCCCTCGGTCCCTGGTGCCCACCCCCACGCTGCCCTCCACCCCCTACAACCGAGCTTTCCAGTCGGTGGTGACCGGCGGGCAGGGGAGGAAGCGGAAGCCGTATCTGCTCTCAGCCGCACTCTGCACCGACAGCACCACCATCGGGCAGCTCCGGTCCACCCTCTTCCGGCATACCTGGGGGCGCGGAGCCTGAGAGGCACGCGGgactggggggggcgggggagggctgcACGGGGGGGCAGGGCCGGGAAGGGGAAGGGGCGCGGAGCCTGAGAGGCGCGCgaggctggggggggcgggggagggctgcACGGAGGGGGCAGGGCCGCGAAGGGGCGCGGGACAGCCCGCGCGCGCACACTCACCCGGACCCTGTGCTCCTGCCTAGCTTGGCAGTCCTCGAGGCACAGCCCAGCCTCTGCGGGGAACAATGACGCGATCGGTCAGGCGGGCCTCCCACCTCCCTGGCGAGTTGCCCGCCCTCCTTCCCTCCGCATCACTGCGTGCTCACCGGGGATGGAGGGCAGGAGCTCCGGCGCGAGGGTCTCTGCGGCCTCGGACTGCGCTGGCACCTCCCGTGGGCGGAAGATCTTGCTGGTGCTCAGCCGGGGAAAGAGGACCCGTGTCCTGGTGGGGCGAGGGGGTCGTGAGATCCGGAGCCCGCCGCGGGAAGGGCAGTCCTGGAGAGGAAGGGGCCTGGGGAGGCGGGGGGCCTGGGAGTAGTCTTGAATTACTAGGGGGCGAGCCTGGAGAGGACGGGacctggggaggtgggtggtggccCTGGTCAGGAACCGGCTTGGGGAGCGGCCCCAGAGGGGACTGGACCTGAGGTAGGGGAATGGTCCTTAACAGGGAGTCTGGGGAGACGGTTTTTGCAAGGGTGGGGCCTGGGACCAAGGGACCGCGGTGCCCACCCGGGCCTCCGACGTCTGGCCCGGGCTTCCCGCACCCTGCCGGCGTGGGAGTGTTGAGGCCCAGGCTTCTGCTCCCAGGTGTGAGCCCCACGCCCCGCCTCTGAGAGCGGGAAGCGGTCTATGGACAAATCGGTGTTGTCAGCGAAGATCCTCGAGATGGGGGACACGCAGTGGCGGGCCTTATGCTCGCTCAGGACCTGCGGGGCCGGCCGGGATGGGCACAGCGGTCACCCCCGTCCCGTGGGgctcaacccccaccccacctccgaCTGGGGTGCACACTGACCTTGCCCTTGGGGTTCAGGAGGAGAGTCACACATCCCCGGCTGGAGCGGAATTGCACGGGCTCCTGGCCCAAGGAAGAGGGCAGCTGCTTCTTGGTGCTGCGGGGCCCCTCGCCCCAAACCTGGTGGGCATCATGGGGTGGTGGGTGAGGAGTGGTGGGGGCCTGAGCCGGGGCCACGGGGGCTCGCGGGGAGCGGGGCGCACCGTGATGTGGTGCCGCGGCGCCAGCAGCGTGCCCGGCGGGAAGCGGTATGTGCACACGGGGAAGTCATGCAGGTGCTGCTGCAGCCTCAGGCCACCCAGGTCCGCAGTCTCCTCCAGCGACTGGTTGAGGACGCGCACAAACCTCTCCCGGCCGTTAACAGCCACGATCTTCAGGCAGGAACCCATTGGGCtggggtgaggagcagggagagtAGGGGCACTGTGCAGAGAGGCGTGGGCACCCCTCCACTGCGCCCTGGCCGAGACCCACTCCTGCTGTGACCCACCGGGTCACCCCCTCACCTCCAACGGTGTGCAGAATGTGGGTGCTCTGGATCTGCACAGGACTCCCTCATCAGGACAGACTTGCCAGGCTGGTCCCGGTGGGCTTTCTGGAGATCCAGGGAAAGGAGACCTGTTGGAAGGGGTACCTCCATATGGAGCATCCACTGTGGACATCTCATGGGAGGCCAGACCGACCTGCAGCACCCTGAGGGTGCACTTGGGAGAGGAACAGCTCCCGGATTCAGATCCAGAGCAGGAGGGCTGGACCCTGGAGGCTGAGGGAAGCAGAGATGTAACTCCAAGTATGggcctgggggggcaggggggtctTGGAGCCAGAGTGCCGAGACAGCAGCACTTATCATCCAAGACCACCCTAATCCCTAGGAGTGGCTTTGCTCTGGGCAGTTGTGAAGACCAAGCTGTTGGGGGACACGGTGTTTAGGGCTTTGGGCAGAGATCATAAccctgttggggggggggtggtaacTGGGGAGGCCCGCTCCACTCCACCTTCAGGCTGTGTCTGCATTTCCCTGCTGAGGCTCCTCGAGCGTGCCTCTGTCAGCTCAGAAGAATGGCAGCCTGGCGTGCCGGGTGGGTGTCCTGTCACTTTCTGCATGCGATAATGCTCAGCCGGCTGGCCACTGCTGGAGTCGGAGTCCACGCCCCCCGAGCTGCTAGTGCCCACGAAGGGCAGGGAACTCCACTCGACACTCTTGAGACGCTGTTCCATGCGCTGTCTGCGCAGCTCCGAGCCCCACTCGTCCAATGGTGGGGACTGCGGGGGTGGCAGGGGTCGTGGATGCCTGTGGGCCACAGTGCTGATCTGCTCGCGGCTGCTGGCTTTGGCTTCTAGACTCTAGCCTTGTGCCCATCTAGCCTCCCCAAGATGGATGGGGCACCCCGGGACCCGGCCTAGGGAAAAGGCTCCTGGAAGGACCATGAGGGCTCCGGAGCccttttccttcactgtgaaccTCATCctacagatgagagaactgacCTTCGAAGGTGTGAGTTACTTGTCCAGACACACTAAAGGTAGAACTTGGACTCTGGCCCACATATGCCAAGGCACGctctcccccctgccctgcacccctggAGGATTGCCTGACCAGCAAAGTTACTTTTGGTCTGAGCTGGACTCGATGTTGATGAAGAGGTTGGGATACCGCTGGGCAATGCTGTTCCAGTCCACGTCCTCCAGCCGGAAACCCTGGTCAGGAAGCAACAGGCATGTGGCCCTCCCATCCCGCAGGGCTGCCGGCTGTGAAAGCACATGGGGGCCTTGCTTACCTCCCCGGTGGAGGGGCCCTGTTCACTCTCAGAGAGGTCACTGAAGTCCATCAGGGTTTCTGCAGTTACCACCTGCACAGGGGGAGTGGAGGCcagtgggcaggggctggggaaagagCCTCTCTCCTTTGACCTCACCAGCACCTGAGAGACACATTTGCTGTGCGTCCACTTGGCGGAACCAGGGggttccttcctccctgccccgtGGTCCTGAGGGGAGACAGGCTTCCCAGGCaggccagcccccctccccccagcaaaaGCACCCAAAGGAGAGACACTGGCTACCCAGGGGATGTCCaaggagggttggggagggggacacgggaggcaggagggtgggctGAGTGGGGCTTACCTCCACACTGCCGGTAGAAGATCGTAGTATGCGACCCACCCAGGAGGAGCGGGCCAGCTGCAGGAGGCAGGACTTCTGGAAGGCCTGCAGCTCAGCCTCCAGCTGCTGCATTGTGGTCATGGTCTGCAGCAGACGTTCCTCCAGCTGGGACTTCTCCTGCTCCAGGAGGGTGCATAGGCGGGCAGGGTCTTCTCCAGGTGCCGACCCCCAAGGCCAACCCCTACCTGGCCCCTGATCCTCATCCCAGCTTGGGTCCCCTGCCCAACTCCCTGATCCCACCTGCCCCTCACCAGCTGGGCctgtttcttctgttctttcaACTCCAGAGTCAGCTTTTGGACCTGGTTCTGCAGGAACTTTTCCTGATTGCGTGCGctcctgggggaaggggcaatCTCAGCAGCCCCCAACTCGAGGTCAGTAgccaaggaagggagaaggaggggcccCTCTTCACTGACACTGGGGGCCCAAGGGCACAGAGTTCCAGGGGGCTAGGCCAGGTCTGGCTCTGAGAAGTCTGGGTTGTAGGTGGGGTCTAGGTTCAGTGACTAAAAGTGTGTTCAGAGTTAGGATCTGGGCGCGTTCACAATATATTCACTTTTTCAGGGTTAGGGTAGAGGGTCAGGATCCAGGTAAGGCTTAGGGCTAGAGGCAAAGGTCAGAGTAAGAATCAAGTTGCAGTGTCGGTCAGGACCAGTGGTTGGGGATGGGGTCAGACAAAAACCAGGAGTTTGGGCCAGAACAGAGGCTGGGTTGGGCTGGGGGACTAGTGCTTGGCTGCTCGCCTCTCAGATGGAAGTCCAGCCACCTCGTGCAGGACGTGGCAATGCCGGGCATCCTGGTGGTTCTGCATGGCCCACCGCAGGGCCTGGATCTCTAGTTCCCGTTGACCCCACAGCAGCCGCAGGGTTCGAGGGTCCAGGGACTCAGGGGCCAACCTGCAGTGCCAGCGATCAGGCCCTGCCCTCTGGCTGACCAGGCCCAAGGGGCtgaccacccctccctcccttccttcctgcaggTTGACGGAGAAGACCACCCGTGGAGAGCTGGGCTTGGTGTCCTGTGGGCATGTGGGAGCCACTGGTTCTTGGGGTGTGCCAGCTGGAGGCTGCAGGTGGCCATTGACTGGCTCTTGGTCCACCAGGGATAAGGAAgcctctttctcagcttcttcagcCTCTTGGCAAGACTCAGGGGCCATTCTCGATGTTCCTGGGGGAGCTGAGAGGGACGGTGTGGCTGTCATTCTTGTGTCCTACGTATGGATGCCCCTGTGGCCATGAGCGTCTGCCTATGCCTGACAGCCCTAGACAGTACCACTCCAAagaggtctgtgtgtgtgtacacgcgtgtgtgcgcacacacccCAAGGGACACTAGACTGCTGGTCACATGTGTGCTCACATTTGTGTGTTTCTGACCAGGACAAGGCAGCAGGTCACCCCCCACAAGCAACATGTCACCTGAGTGTTTGCACATTTCCTGTTGTCGTCCCCCTGTCACCCTTGCCTTCTAGGCCCTGAGGTCCTGTCCCTCAACCTAAAGCAAGGGTCCTCAGAGGGACTGGTCCTTTGCCTGTGATGCCCCCAGACCCAGGGCCTTACCCCCAACACTCACCTGAGGCCTGAAATCCAAGCACACCTAGGGAAAGAAAGGCGCTAGAGTGTTGCCATGGATACCAGCACTCAGAAGGGGAGGGGCTGTTTGTTACCAGGAGCTTCCAGGGAAACCCCAGACCAGGGCCCTGAGTGAGCCTTGGGCCCACCCCCTGACCCAGCCTGAAGGAGAAACTCTGAAAGGCTGGGTTGTTGCCCAGCTGGCCTTAGAAGGCGCAGGGGACCATAGAGTGACCAGCAGGGCCTGCCATGGTCACACACGCAGTCTGCCGCCCCCAACCAACCTTGAGGAGGCTCCCACGGTCCCTCCCCAGCTTAACTATGGCAGCCGGCAGGTATTGGAGGCATTGCTGCCCTGCGTATGGGGGCTTACTGGACTCTATCCAGCAGTGAGCCCCTCCTGAGTGCTTCCCACAGCATCTTGGCACTCAGAGGCTGATGCCCACCTACCTAACCCACAAGTTAGAAGCCTCTCTTTCTCCAGTTCATCTCCACCACCTTGGGGAGCCCTGGGGACCCTCTCATAACTATGATAacagctccctctgccccagaaCAAAAATGAGGCACCAGACCTGACACACAGACCAATGCCCTCCAGCCTTCACCCCCCCACCTCACTTTCATTCATTAAGACTCTCAACTCTGCCTTTTTGTAGGACTTCCTGTGCTGGGGAGGATACAGGCAGGcaggaggaccccccccccccatggcttGTTGTGAGGAGGCAGAGCAGGCTCTGAAAGCCTGGTCCACAGACAGCAGAGGCTGTGAGGGACCCTGGCTGCTGAGCTGGCTCTGGTTCTGCCAGGCACAGGGTGCCCGCGTGTGTCCACAACTCGAGGAGGCACTGGGCCccactgggggcagggaggggtgggggaaaagaACCCAGGGTCATTGTCTTGCTTTGTCCCCAGCAACTTCAGGGCAGCCTTCTCCTCCACCAGGACTGTCAGCCTGGCTGCAGCCAGAGAGCACCATCGCTCTCCCGCGGGGGCTCCCAGCTCCCGACCCTTGTGCGTCCTGACGACCGGCCCTGAGGGAGCCGGGTCGGTGGGACCCTGGCCTTGGGGCGCCGCGTCTGCCCCTCTGGATGCAGAGGCTACCGGGTCCTAGGCCGGTGCCCTCACCCTAGGCAAGAGACTTATCGGACTGGGAGGCTTCTGAGGAAGTCCGCCCGGGAGCGGAGCCAGACACCTGTCCCACGCGCCGCCAGCCGGCCGGGGACGCGCTTCCGCGTAGTTCGCGGTCTTCAGGCCTGCGTGGACGAGGCTCGGCCCGCCCCTCCGCGCCGCCGAGCTCCGCCCACACCTGGGCGCCGCCgagggcggggcgggcggggagccaatggggggcggggcacaggAGGGGCAGCCAATGGGCATTGGTTCAAGGCGGGGAGGGCGGGCAGGGCGACCCTGGGAGCCAGTAGGgaggcgcggggcggggcgcTCGGGCTGCGGGCCAATGGAGTGGCGAGCCGGGGCTCGCCCGCTGCGCTGGAGGCGGCAGGTTGCGGCGGCGCCCGGCGCCGGGAAGCAGCCGGTTCGAGTCTGCGTCCCGGAGGCCAGCGAGCGCCCAGGTGAGCCGCGCAGGGCCCCAGGTCCTCCTGCGTGCGGGGCGCTGCCTCGGGCAGAAACTCCGATGGAGGGGCGCGGGCTGGGCCGCCGTGGGGCCGCGTCGCACCTGCAGCGGCTCCGCAGCAGCGACGGCGGCCTGGGGGGCGAGCGCAGCGGCTGgcgggagagagaagggggctgCCCGCGCCGGCGAGGGTCGCCCAGGCGCGGTTCCGTGGCTCCGGAGGGCCGAGGTCTGAGTCGCAGGGAGGGGGCGTTCCCATGGCAGCGGGAAGCCGTGTTTTCATGAGGGCGCCTTTGGGTGCCTGAGGCCGG encodes the following:
- the LMNTD2 gene encoding lamin tail domain-containing protein 2, with amino-acid sequence MAPESCQEAEEAEKEASLSLVDQEPVNGHLQPPAGTPQEPVAPTCPQDTKPSSPRVVFSVNLQEGREGGVVSPLGLVSQRAGPDRWHCRLAPESLDPRTLRLLWGQRELEIQALRWAMQNHQDARHCHVLHEVAGLPSERSARNQEKFLQNQVQKLTLELKEQKKQAQLEKSQLEERLLQTMTTMQQLEAELQAFQKSCLLQLARSSWVGRILRSSTGSVEVVTAETLMDFSDLSESEQGPSTGEGFRLEDVDWNSIAQRYPNLFINIESSSDQKHPRPLPPPQSPPLDEWGSELRRQRMEQRLKSVEWSSLPFVGTSSSGGVDSDSSSGQPAEHYRMQKVTGHPPGTPGCHSSELTEARSRSLSREMQTQPEASRVQPSCSGSESGSCSSPKCTLRVLQVGLASHEMSTVDAPYGGTPSNRESCADPEHPHSAHRWSPMGSCLKIVAVNGRERFVRVLNQSLEETADLGGLRLQQHLHDFPVCTYRFPPGTLLAPRHHITVWGEGPRSTKKQLPSSLGQEPVQFRSSRGCVTLLLNPKGKVLSEHKARHCVSPISRIFADNTDLSIDRFPLSEAGRGAHTWEQKPGPQHSHAGRVREARARRRRPGTRVLFPRLSTSKIFRPREVPAQSEAAETLAPELLPSIPVFPAEAGLCLEDCQARQEHRVRVCRKRVDRSCPMVVLSVQSAAESRYGFRFLPCPPVTTDWKARL